A stretch of Mytilus edulis chromosome 11, xbMytEdul2.2, whole genome shotgun sequence DNA encodes these proteins:
- the LOC139495401 gene encoding uncharacterized protein: MDARNQYFEQLLKRFDSAGKGGYNKLKTTVETEISTIAKFQVPEVRPITSQRIDYTSLEIYPKNDPFCKGFIPTPVYGDGNCLCRSGSMYVFGNEASHVEIRCRIVAEMVMNKEWFLATNSIRQYAQFVETIESYDDLRCYKSVEDVVERSTVKFTKKSSWGEMWHLIAISNVLGCTLFSIYPDLIGTKRDRHLLHTKFIPRVLMTTANIRIMWTNTSIQDKGSVWWTPNHFVPCVSDITDFSSSRTCMSPRKRKNPTLGDYFKFTTVSSSKTSSKYRQYKNPRMAKVPTEQNFTAIPSSKVGSPDLTAITTSQDGFPDLCEVQSPQVGSPVRSTFLSFQVGSPVTSTFPSFQVGSPVRSTVPSFQVGSPAINTVPSSQVGSPNKCTVPSSQVSSLDSTVLSSQVGSPDKCTVPSSQVGSPDKCTVPSFQFGSPDSCTVPSSQVGSPDRCSVPSSQVGSPDKCTVPSSQVGSRNSTVPSSQVGSPDKCTVPSAQVDSSDSTVPSSQVGSPDSCTVPSSQVGSSDSTVPSSQVGSACNSPEYMDITPVSSSNIMPYDVSFDFYYKIGRLASLNKSRNINRCTFPVIKDLQNQNISVKRTDITEDNISSRLVSLNKKLLCEIKQSKRAHLAAVIECGNFILKNGPIVKTQILCTVFKDAKTSYKGSDVINLKRKLSIELLETLSKYLPVMQIYISGTGYIMEHREGDVQGFVDTICFAVNQQELSNKNLEITLENFKDYMQFIDTELDKSIVRSILVEIFSINAVSNLKGSTCKRTLRRARDEVPVKIKKFKNLKRDLLSVRNDMTNHQQHCFYHRRISKMKAKAFKSRAKGAGRTKIADQFPQLAEVLELAFGEGSKIHPRLENDTRYKNPNLALTMSQAREILLTAASEKIPNIALSTCYTYTQNFRENTYQAKRHHFGQDVNAKISLKKLPRVGMMEERANANYCRAHVNFELEKAASEETDTLVDAKDAKGIVCSDIDPVQNIGKSWLDKTRQDHQFDQSRTNACTPMTHLFLKTISSDAIIQSSNLTVMNVVRTGQPVTLVNISFFEPETVYRCFNELFHLLSIPALDIFFEIKKQEIYEKNRFLLWTMSHLKYQQVLWLECSWYVW; the protein is encoded by the exons ATGGATGCAAGGAATCAGTATTTCGAGCAGTTGCTCAAAAGATTTGACAGCGCAGGAAAAGGTGGATACAACAAGTTAAAAACCACTGTAGAAACTGAAATTTCCACTATTGCTAAATTTCAAGTACCAGAAGTTAGGCCAATAACATCTCAAAGAATTGACTATACATCATTAGAAATCTACCCAAAGAACGACCCATTTTGTAAAGGATTTATACCAACACCAGTATATGGGGATGGGAATTGTTTATGTAGAAGTGGTTCTATGTATGTTTTTGGAAATGAAGCCAGTCATGTAGAGATCCGTTGTCGCATAGTGGCAGAAATGGTCATGAATAAGGAGTGGTTTTTAGCTACAAACAGTATAAGACAGTATGCTCAGTTTGTTGAAACTATTGAGAGCTATGATGACTTAAGGTGTTATAAAAGTGTTGAAGATGTTGTTGAGAGGAGTACAGTTAAATTCACGAAGAAGTCATCTTGGGGTGAGATGTGGCATTTAATTGCCATATCAAATGTTCTTGGCTGtacattattttcaatatatcCAGACCTTATAGGTACCAAAAGAGATCGTCATCTATTGCATACTAAATTTATTCCCCGTGTTCTAATGACAACCGCAAATATAAGGATTATGTGGACAAACACATCAATACAGGACAAAGGTAGTGTTTGGTGGACACCTAACCATTTTGTTCCTTGTGTCAGTGATATCACAGACTTTTCATCCAGCAGAACATGTATGTCACCAAGAAAGAGAAAAAATCCAACTTTAGGAGATTATTTCAAGTTTACCACTGTTTCGTCTTCAAAGACTTCATcaaag TACAGACAGTATAAGAACCCCAGAATGGCCAAGGTACCAACAGAACAGAACTTCACTGCAATCCCATCTTCTAAAGTTGGCTCTCCAGACCTAACTGCAATCACGACATCTCAAGATGGCTTTCCAGACCTTTGTGAAGTCCAGTCACCTCAAGTTGGCTCTCCTGTCAGGAGTACATTCCTGTCATTTCAAGTTGGCTCTCCTGTTACGAGTACATTCCCGTCATTTCAAGTTGGCTCTCCTGTCAGGAGTACAGTCCCGTCATTTCAAGTTGGCTCTCCTGCCATAAATACAGTCCCGTCATCTCAAGTAGGGTCTCCGAACAAGTGTACAGTCCCGTCATCTCAAGTAAGCTCTCTAGACAGTACAGTCCTGTCATCTCAAGTCGGCTCTCCAGACAAGTGTACAGTCCCGTCATCTCAAGTCGGCTCTCCAGACAAGTGTACAGTCCCGTCATTTCAATTCGGCTCTCCAGACAGCTGTACAGTCCCGTCATCTCAAGTCGGCTCTCCAGACAGGTGTTCAGTCCCGTCATCTCAAGTCGGCTCTCCAGACAAGTGTACAGTCCCGTCATCTCAAGTTGGCTCTCGAAACAGTACAGTTCCGTCATCTCAAGTCGGCTCTCCAGACAAGTGTACAGTCCCGTCAGCTCAAGTTGACTCTTCAGACAGTACAGTCCCGTCATCTCAAGTAGGCTCTCCAGACAGCTGTACAGTCCCGTCATCTCAGGTTGGCTCTTCGGACAGTACAGTCCCGTCATCTCAAGTTGGCTCTGCATGCAACTCTCCGGAATATATGGATATCACACCAGTGAGCAGTTCAAATATTATGCCTTATGATGttagttttgatttttattacaaaattggaCGATTAGCATCACTTAACAAGAGTCGTAACATTAACAGGTGTACCTTTCCTGTCATAAAGGATTTACAAAACCAAAACATAAGTGTAAAAAGAACAGATATAACTGAAGATAACATTTCATCAAGATTGGTTTCATTAAACAAAAAGCTTTTGTGTGAAATTAAACAGTCTAAACGTGCTCATTTAGCAGCTGTAATAGAATGTGGtaacttcattttaaaaaatggaCCAATTGTAAAAACTCAGATTTTATGCACAGTCTTTAAAGATGCAAAGACTAGTTACAAAGGTTCCGATGTtattaatttgaaaagaaaactttCCATTGAACTTTTAGAAACACTTTCAAAATACCTGCCAGTAATGCAAATTTATATCTCTGGTACAGGATATATAATGGAGCACAGGGAGGGAGATGTCCAAGGCTTTGTAGATACAATTTGTTTTGCTGTAAACCAACAAGAACTATCTAACAAAAATCTGGAAATAACCCTAGAGAACTTCAAGGACTACATGCAATTTATTGACACAGAGCTGGACAAAAGCATTGTTCGATCCATTCTTGTGGAAATTTTTTCAATAAATGCTGTAAGCAACCTGAAAGGATCTACTTGTAAAAGAACATTAAGACGGGCAAGAGATGAGgttcctgtaaaaataaaaaaattcaagaatCTTAAAAGAGACTTGTTGTCAGTCAGGAATGATATGACAAACCATCAACAGCATTGTTTCTACCATAGACGCATATCAAAAATGAAAGCAAAAGCCTTTAAAAGCAGAGCAAAAGGTGCTGGTAGAACAAAAATTGCAGATCAATTTCCCCAATTGGCCGAGGTTTTGGAATTGGCATTTGGTGAAGGCTCCAAGATACACCCTAGACTTGAGAATGACACAAGATACAAGAATCCTAACCTTGCCTTAACCATGTCTCAAGCTAGAGAAATTTTACTGACAGCAGCATCTGAAAAAATTCCAAACATAGCTTTGTCGACCTGTTATACTTACACACAGAATTTTCGGGAAAATACATACCAAGCAAAACGCCACCATTTCGGACAAGATGTAAATGCAAAAATTTCCCTGAAGAAACTACCGCGTGTTGGAATGATGGAAGAAAGAGCGAATGCCAATTACTGTAGGGCTCATGTAAATTTTGAATTGGAAAAAGCAGCGTCTGAAGAAACAGATACATTGGTAGATGCAAAAGATGCAAAGGGGATAGTGTGTTCAGATATAGACCCAGTACAAAATATTGGTAAAAGTTGGCTGGATAAAACACGTCAAGATCATCAGTTTGACCAATCCAGGACAAATGCTTGTACGCCAATGACACACCTTTTTCTCAAGACCATTTCATCAGATGCAATCATTCAATCTTCCAATTTAACTGTTATGAATGTGGTCAGAACAGGACAACCTGTAACACtagtcaatatttcattttttgaaccTGAAACTGTTTACAGATGTTTTAA